The Marinomonas profundi DNA segment AATGCAAGATTTTAGGACGAAACTCTTCTTCATCAAGATACTCTGAGTCTTCATCAAAAAACGAATCGTCTGAGTAAACAAAATCAACCCCGGCATGGAACATGCATTTTGCTAATTCAAAATAGCGATCTTTTAAATAAGATCGGGTATCATTTGGAATCTGCAATATTGCCAACGGAACGGTTTCCTCACCATTTTCACTGGCTGGACGCAGCACAATATCGCCGTTATCCAGCTCAACAATCTCTAGGTAGGACTCTTTCATATTCAATACTCTGATGACTCTTCTCTAAAACGTAATACCAATTCGATCAGTTTCGCCAAATACAAACTCACCGATGCGCCAGCATCACTGCCACGACCAATCAGGTTATCGCCTTGAACGACTGATGAGGCGGAAGCTCGACATTCAAACTGCACCAAATAAGCCTGATTCAACTGAAAACACCAAGAATCAGAGCGCGAAAGCAAGTCCGCCAATTCGGTTAATACTGGAATCATTATCTGTTTTTTTTCAGCTTCAAGCAGCAAGTTAGCGACATCCAGAGAGCCAGACAGCGAATAAGCCGTCGACACTTCTTTCAACAAGCCATTTAACGCACTTCTTAATTGAAAAATAGCCGAACTTTCCAGCCCAACGTTTAACCATGCCTCGCCACTCTCTTGACTCTGCTGAATAAAACGCCTTGCCGTATCCAGCTTTTGATTGGTCAAACTCGCCAAGGTGACGCCGCTCATTTTTTCTTACCCTCTTCGATCACCCACTTAGAACCAACATAAAACGCCTTCCAGCCCGTTGGTTTGCCTTCTTCTTCCGTCATGACATACTGCTCTTTTGTCTTACGGCTGTAGCGAATAATAGCGGGGCGCCCTTCAGCATCTTTCCTGGGCGCTTTCGCAAAAAAGTGATACTTAGGATCGATTTGATCCATATAAGGCAATAACTCTTCCACCAAGGGCGCACGAGTTTCCCGTTTACGCGGGAATTGACTGGCCGCCAAGAACAAACCAGTGGCACCATCTCGAAGCACATAGTGGTCTTCTACTTTTTGACACGCCAGATCAGGCATAGGCACAGGATCCATTTTTGGCGGCGCGGCTTCACCACTTTTCAGCAGTTTACGGGTGTTTTTACAGTCATCGCTGGTACAACCGAAATACTTACCAAAACGACCTGTTTTGAGCTGCATTTCAGAGCCACACTTATCACATTCAAGCGTCGGACCGTCGTAGCCTTTAATCTTAAACGCACCCGCTTCCACTTCGTAACCAGAGCAAGCCGGATTATTACCACAAACATGCAGTTTGCGGTGCTCATCCATCAAGTAGCTGTCCATAGCCGAGCCACAGATTTTACAGCGATGCTTATTGATGAGCGCTTTAGATTCGCCCTCTTCATCGTCTACCGCAACCACTTCATCGCCACGAACAAGGTTAATCGTTGCTTTACAACGCTCTTTCGGTGGCAGCACATAACCAGAACAAGACATAAAGACGCCCGTACTGGCGGTACGAATCTGCATCGGACGAGAACAGGTTGGACACTCAATGTCTGTCGGTGTGGGCTCATTTAGCATCATGCCGCCATCTGGCGACTCGGCTTTCGCAAGCACGGAGCTGAAATCTTTATAAAACGCATTCAGCGTTTTAATCCAGTCTTTATGGCCTTCCGCAATATCGTCCAATTGCTCTTCCATTTGCGCTGTAAAACTGAAATTCATTAAAGAATTAAAGCTATCAACCAAGCGCTCAGTCACAATATCGCCCATTTTTTCAGCGTAAAAGCGACGATTCTCAACGCGCACATAACCACGATCTTGAATCGTAGAAATGATAGAAGCGTATGTCGACGGACGACCAATGCCGCGCTTCTCAAGTTCTTTAACCAAGCTTGCTTCGCTAAAACGCGCCACAGGTTTGGTGAAATGCTGCTCAGGCAACAACTCTTTAAGATCCAGATATTCTCCTTGCCCTACATCTGGCAAGATATTGTCTTCGCCTTTTTTCGCTACTGTCTGCATGGCGCGAGTGTAACCATCAAAACGCAAAATACGCCCCTTGGCCTTAAACTCATAATCGCCACTGGTCACGGTAATCGTTGTAGAGGTATAGAGCGCCGGAGTCATTTGACACGCCATGAATTGACTACGAATCAAGTCATATAAGCGGTGAGCGTCTTTTTCCATGCCTTGCAAGTCATCCACACGAATACTCACATCCGAAGGTCGGATGGCTTCGTGAGCTTCTTGAGCGCCTTCTTTACTGGTATAGCGAATCGGTTCTTCTGGTATATACGCTTCACCAAAGTTAGAAAGAATATAACCTCTCAACGTTTCTACTGCATCGACACTCAAATTGGTCGAGTCAGTACGCATATACGTTATATAACCACCTTCATATAAACGCTGCGCCAGCATCATGGTTTTCTTAACGCCATAACCCAAACGCGTACTGGCCGCTTGCTGCAGCGTAGAGGTAATAAAAGGCGCCGATGGTTTACTGCTTGTCGGCTTGTCTTCTCGGCTATCAACCAGATATTTGGCACCGGCTAAACGAGCAAGATGCTCGTCAGATTGCGCTTTATTGACAGGACGATATTCTTTGTCTTGATATTTTGCGGCTTCGAACTTGATCACCTCTTTCGATGGCGTCGCCAACATGGCATCCAGTTCCCAGAACTCATCTGGCACAAAAGCACGAATTTCTTTTTCGCGTTCAACGATCAGACGCACCGCAACCGACTGAACTCGACCGGCAGAAAGCCCTCTCGCCACTTTTGACCAAAGCAAAGGCGACACCATAAAGCCAACCACACGATCCAGAAAGCGTCGCGCTTGTTGCGCGTTCACCCGATTCATGTCTAGTTCAGAGGGTGTTTCAAAAGCGGCTTTAATGGCTTTTTTGGTGATTTCGTTAAATACAACGCGTTTATAGCGACTGTCGTCACCCCCAATAGCCTCTCGCAAGTGCCAAGCAATCGCCTCTCCCTCTCTATCCAAATCGGTTGCGAGATAGATGGTGTCAGCGTTTTTGGCTAGCCGCTTCAATTCATCGACGACTTTTTCTTTGCCTGGCAAAATTTCATAGCGTGCTTTCCAGTTACTTTCTGGATCCACACCCATTCTAGAAATTAACTGCTGCCGAGATTTACTACTTTTGTGCTTAAGTTTTTCTTCCGGACTCATTTTACGCGTCAAAGCAGCCTGCTTTGCTCGCTCTTGAGGCGTAGAGGTGGCAGTAGTACCTGTTGGCAAGTCTCGGATGTGTCCTACACTCGATTTGACAACAAAGTCATTGCCTAGGTATTTATTGATGGTTTTCGCCTTTGCTGGCGACTCCACGATAACCAGTGATTTTCCCATTGAACTGTGTAAGCCTTTTATAAAGTAGGTCTGCAAATCCACATTGCACGAAGTTTGATCTCTAGGGGCGCTGATATTAAGCAAACACCTTTTATATGACAAGCGATCCCTGTATTGTTTCACACATTAAATCTTGCGGAACTTAGTATTTCTTATTTAACATACTGAATTCAGCGCTTAAGGACAATCATGGCTACCCTTCAAATATTAACAATTGCATTTTTAATCATCATTGTGCTCTTGTCTGTGGTCATTGGATCACGTGCACACCAAAAAGAAAAAGAAATGACCGAACGCCGTGTTAAACAACTGCAACTGTCCAATCGAGCGGATCGCGTCGAACAGCACATTCGCGGCCTCAAAGACATTAATACGGACCCTATTGCCACTGACGTTCTCTACGACTTCTATCTAGACACACTTCGCGAACTTCTACAATACACAGACGATCCGGAAAAAATCGAAATCCGTATCGCCACCGCAGAAGAAGCAAGAGACAGCGACCCTATTGTATTCAACCCTGAGCCGGAGGCTTTAAGCTTTCAAGAGAAAAGCAATTATAAAGAACGCCTAACAAAACTGGCCAAAATGCTACTGTATCTTCGCCGCAAAGGCAGAATTAGCCATTCTCACTATCAGGCGTGTTATGACTATTTACGCTGGCTAAACCTATGGGTTCAATTAAATCGCCAAATGGTCCAAGCCAATAAAAACTTTTCGAGTGGTGATATGCGCGTCGCTCAAACACTCTATGGCGTCATACTGTCTCATCTTAAATCAGACTCAATAGAACGCCCTGAAAAAAACACCTTAAACACCTTTGTTACCGGTAGAATAAAAGACATTCTATCGCCTAAAATTGCCGCGATGAAGAACAGCGAAAATCCTGAAGAAGCGCTTAGCGAACTACTTCATGACATAGAATCCTCGAAACAAACAGAACCCTAGGCAAACATCACGAAAGCCCTGTCACTCGAATCTCAGCCAACGCAAAAACCAACCTAGACAGCGCCTCCAGCGCCTCTTCATCCGCGGTCTCATGCCAATACAAAAACACGCCCGTTTGGGTGATTTGCACGGCAACAATTAAGCTACCGTATTGTTCCAGTACGGGTTTACACGACTCAGGAAGTGTAAAAAATGCACCAGACCACCAGCCTTCTAACACCGCATGATATTTCCACACCTCATAAGGCAATAACCATATTTTCTTTGGCAAAGACACGACAGGCTTAGGGTAATAATGAGCATAAGCAACGACTTTTTGCTTATTGATTGATTTATCCCACTTGTCAGGCAGATCAATTGATGTAAGCTGCACAGCAAGACCTAATTTTCGAGCATGCATACGTAATGCCATGCGCTGACGTTCTTGCCTAGGCGGCATCACCCATAAGGCCGACCCCATT contains these protein-coding regions:
- the topA gene encoding type I DNA topoisomerase, whose protein sequence is MGKSLVIVESPAKAKTINKYLGNDFVVKSSVGHIRDLPTGTTATSTPQERAKQAALTRKMSPEEKLKHKSSKSRQQLISRMGVDPESNWKARYEILPGKEKVVDELKRLAKNADTIYLATDLDREGEAIAWHLREAIGGDDSRYKRVVFNEITKKAIKAAFETPSELDMNRVNAQQARRFLDRVVGFMVSPLLWSKVARGLSAGRVQSVAVRLIVEREKEIRAFVPDEFWELDAMLATPSKEVIKFEAAKYQDKEYRPVNKAQSDEHLARLAGAKYLVDSREDKPTSSKPSAPFITSTLQQAASTRLGYGVKKTMMLAQRLYEGGYITYMRTDSTNLSVDAVETLRGYILSNFGEAYIPEEPIRYTSKEGAQEAHEAIRPSDVSIRVDDLQGMEKDAHRLYDLIRSQFMACQMTPALYTSTTITVTSGDYEFKAKGRILRFDGYTRAMQTVAKKGEDNILPDVGQGEYLDLKELLPEQHFTKPVARFSEASLVKELEKRGIGRPSTYASIISTIQDRGYVRVENRRFYAEKMGDIVTERLVDSFNSLMNFSFTAQMEEQLDDIAEGHKDWIKTLNAFYKDFSSVLAKAESPDGGMMLNEPTPTDIECPTCSRPMQIRTASTGVFMSCSGYVLPPKERCKATINLVRGDEVVAVDDEEGESKALINKHRCKICGSAMDSYLMDEHRKLHVCGNNPACSGYEVEAGAFKIKGYDGPTLECDKCGSEMQLKTGRFGKYFGCTSDDCKNTRKLLKSGEAAPPKMDPVPMPDLACQKVEDHYVLRDGATGLFLAASQFPRKRETRAPLVEELLPYMDQIDPKYHFFAKAPRKDAEGRPAIIRYSRKTKEQYVMTEEEGKPTGWKAFYVGSKWVIEEGKKK
- a CDS encoding DNA topoisomerase I; translated protein: MATLQILTIAFLIIIVLLSVVIGSRAHQKEKEMTERRVKQLQLSNRADRVEQHIRGLKDINTDPIATDVLYDFYLDTLRELLQYTDDPEKIEIRIATAEEARDSDPIVFNPEPEALSFQEKSNYKERLTKLAKMLLYLRRKGRISHSHYQACYDYLRWLNLWVQLNRQMVQANKNFSSGDMRVAQTLYGVILSHLKSDSIERPEKNTLNTFVTGRIKDILSPKIAAMKNSENPEEALSELLHDIESSKQTEP
- a CDS encoding DUF6586 family protein; its protein translation is MSGVTLASLTNQKLDTARRFIQQSQESGEAWLNVGLESSAIFQLRSALNGLLKEVSTAYSLSGSLDVANLLLEAEKKQIMIPVLTELADLLSRSDSWCFQLNQAYLVQFECRASASSVVQGDNLIGRGSDAGASVSLYLAKLIELVLRFREESSEY